A genomic segment from Frateuria edaphi encodes:
- a CDS encoding NAD(P)/FAD-dependent oxidoreductase: MDDGPTLPHVVILGGGFGGLATARGLAGAPVRVTLIDRRNHHLFQPLLYQVATAGLSAPSIAAPLRQILRKQDNVTVLLDEALDVDLTARRVRFVHETLDYDFLVVATGATHAYFGHDAWARWAPGLKTLDDAFAIRRRVLLAFERAEREDDLAERRAWLNFVVVGGGPTGVELAGTLAEIARHTLPREFRRSTPHSARVVLVEAGPRLLAAFDPALSAKAHHQLERLGVEVRTGTAVTAIDGAGVCLQDTPLAARTVLWAAGVAASPLGRRLGTPVDRAGRVRVAADLSLPSHPDVFVIGDLACVERADGSLVPGVAPAAKQMGHHVARCIRARVDAESTPAPFHYRDQGALATIGRMAAVAQFGRLRLSGPPAWWVWLVAHIYFLIGFRNRLVVLLDWAWAYWTYERHARIVTGADADDVPTADERPSDIP, from the coding sequence ATGGACGATGGCCCGACGCTTCCCCACGTCGTGATCCTCGGCGGCGGCTTCGGCGGCCTGGCCACCGCCCGCGGCCTCGCCGGTGCGCCCGTGCGCGTCACCCTGATCGATCGGCGCAACCACCATCTGTTCCAGCCGCTGCTCTACCAGGTCGCCACCGCGGGGCTCTCTGCGCCCTCGATCGCGGCGCCCTTGCGGCAGATCCTGCGCAAGCAGGACAACGTGACCGTACTGCTGGACGAGGCGCTGGACGTGGACCTCACGGCGCGCCGCGTGCGCTTCGTCCACGAGACGCTGGACTACGACTTCCTGGTCGTCGCCACCGGCGCCACCCACGCCTATTTCGGCCACGACGCGTGGGCGCGCTGGGCACCCGGCCTGAAGACGCTGGACGATGCCTTCGCGATCCGCCGCCGCGTGTTGCTCGCCTTCGAGCGGGCCGAGCGCGAGGACGACCTGGCCGAGCGCCGCGCCTGGCTGAACTTCGTCGTGGTCGGCGGCGGCCCGACCGGCGTGGAGCTGGCCGGCACGCTGGCCGAGATCGCCCGCCACACGCTGCCGCGCGAGTTCCGCCGCAGCACGCCGCACAGTGCGCGCGTTGTGCTGGTCGAGGCCGGTCCGCGGTTGCTGGCGGCGTTCGATCCGGCACTGTCGGCCAAGGCGCACCACCAGCTCGAGCGCCTTGGCGTGGAAGTGCGCACCGGCACCGCGGTGACCGCCATCGACGGCGCCGGCGTGTGCCTGCAGGATACGCCGCTGGCCGCCCGTACCGTGCTGTGGGCGGCCGGCGTGGCCGCCTCGCCGCTGGGCCGCCGCCTTGGCACCCCCGTCGATCGCGCCGGCCGCGTACGCGTCGCGGCCGACCTCAGCCTGCCCTCCCATCCGGACGTATTCGTGATCGGCGACCTGGCCTGCGTCGAGCGCGCGGACGGTTCGCTGGTGCCGGGCGTGGCACCGGCAGCGAAGCAGATGGGCCACCACGTCGCGCGGTGCATCCGCGCGCGCGTCGACGCCGAGTCGACGCCCGCTCCGTTTCACTACCGCGACCAGGGTGCGCTCGCCACCATCGGGCGCATGGCCGCGGTGGCACAATTCGGGCGGCTGCGGCTCTCCGGCCCGCCGGCGTGGTGGGTCTGGCTCGTCGCCCACATCTACTTCCTGATCGGCTTCCGCAACCGGCTGGTGGTGCTGCTGGACTGGGCCTGGGCCTACTGGACCTACGAGCGCCACGCCCGCATCGTCACCGGTGCCGACGCGGACGACGTGCCCACCGCGGACGAACGCCCCTCCGAC
- a CDS encoding primosomal protein N' yields MPAVVRVALPVPLARLFDYLPPAGGVAVGSRVLVPFGRKKMVGVVVAADVEAAVDGVRLKSVLAVLDGGPLLDAELMHTLAWAADYWLAAPGEAYANALPLALREPRPLPETTEPCYALTVAGQSARDAGSRRGSSRALLDLLAAAPLGAAELDLALPGWRPAARRLLEAALVEQREPEAAEPAPSPAPPLSAEQEAAVAAVAGAAGHFQPFLLDGVTGSGKTEVYLALIAQALAAGRQALLLVPEIGLAPQTVRRLRERLGVPVEVIHSNLAEGERARAWLRARNGEARVVLGTRSAVFTPLPQAGLIVVDEEHDGAYKQQEGFRYHARDLALVRGRALGVPVLLGSATPSLETLANVEVGRYRSLHLRARPGAVRPPQVQIVDMRAQRLDHGLSPALLAAVAEAVGRGEQALVFRNRRGYAPVLLCHACGWHADCPRCERPMTLHAQRRTLVCHHCDRHAGVPPACPACGGAELKPQGQGTERLEEALTARFSDVPVLRIDRETTRRRDAFEQLLDGLQDDAPAILVGTQMLAKGHDLPNLTLVAIVGVDEGLHSIDFRAGERLAQLVVQVAGRAGRARKPGRVLLQTHHPEHPLLRGLLAHGYAAAARELLAERRDALLPPYSHQALLRVEAHQRAAVDAFLAEAHAALPDDPALRIAGPMPAPMPLRAGRHRGQLLVEADTRGPLHAALRPWQHALAALPSARKVRWSIDVDPIDLY; encoded by the coding sequence ATGCCCGCCGTCGTCCGCGTTGCCCTGCCGGTTCCGCTCGCCCGCCTGTTCGACTATCTGCCGCCCGCCGGCGGCGTGGCGGTCGGTAGCCGCGTGCTGGTGCCGTTCGGACGCAAGAAGATGGTGGGCGTGGTCGTGGCCGCCGACGTCGAGGCGGCCGTGGACGGGGTGCGGCTCAAGTCCGTGCTGGCGGTGCTGGACGGGGGCCCGTTGCTCGATGCCGAACTGATGCACACCCTTGCCTGGGCGGCCGACTATTGGCTTGCGGCGCCGGGCGAGGCCTACGCCAACGCGTTGCCGCTGGCGCTGCGCGAACCGCGACCGCTGCCGGAAACCACCGAGCCCTGCTACGCGCTCACCGTGGCCGGGCAGAGCGCGCGCGATGCGGGCAGCCGGCGCGGCTCCAGCCGGGCGCTGCTCGACCTGCTCGCCGCGGCGCCGCTGGGCGCCGCCGAGCTGGATCTCGCCCTGCCGGGCTGGCGACCCGCCGCGCGACGCCTACTGGAGGCGGCATTGGTCGAGCAGCGTGAACCCGAAGCGGCGGAGCCGGCGCCCTCACCCGCCCCGCCGCTGAGCGCCGAACAGGAGGCCGCCGTGGCGGCGGTCGCCGGCGCCGCCGGCCACTTCCAGCCGTTCCTGCTCGATGGCGTCACCGGCAGCGGCAAGACCGAGGTCTACCTGGCGCTGATCGCCCAGGCATTGGCGGCGGGCAGGCAGGCCCTGCTGCTGGTGCCGGAAATCGGCCTGGCACCACAGACCGTCCGGCGCCTGCGCGAGCGGCTGGGCGTGCCGGTGGAAGTGATCCATTCCAACCTGGCCGAGGGCGAACGCGCGCGCGCCTGGCTGCGCGCTCGCAACGGCGAGGCGCGCGTGGTGCTGGGCACCCGCTCGGCGGTGTTCACGCCACTGCCGCAGGCCGGCCTGATCGTGGTCGATGAGGAACACGACGGCGCCTACAAACAGCAGGAAGGCTTCCGCTACCACGCCCGCGACCTGGCGCTGGTGCGCGGCCGCGCGCTGGGCGTTCCGGTGCTGCTGGGCTCGGCCACGCCGTCGCTGGAGACGCTCGCCAACGTCGAGGTCGGCCGCTACCGCTCCCTGCACCTGCGCGCGCGGCCCGGCGCGGTGCGCCCGCCGCAGGTGCAGATCGTGGACATGCGCGCGCAGCGGCTGGACCACGGCCTGTCGCCCGCGCTGCTGGCGGCGGTGGCCGAGGCGGTCGGCCGCGGCGAACAGGCGCTGGTGTTCCGCAACCGTCGCGGTTATGCGCCGGTGCTGCTGTGCCACGCCTGCGGTTGGCATGCCGACTGCCCGCGCTGCGAGCGCCCGATGACCCTGCACGCGCAACGCCGCACGCTGGTCTGCCACCACTGCGACCGCCATGCGGGCGTGCCACCGGCCTGCCCTGCCTGCGGCGGTGCCGAGCTCAAGCCCCAGGGCCAAGGCACCGAGCGGCTGGAGGAAGCGCTCACCGCGCGCTTTTCCGACGTGCCGGTGCTGCGCATCGACCGCGAGACCACGCGCCGCCGAGATGCGTTCGAGCAGTTGCTGGACGGGCTGCAGGACGACGCGCCCGCGATCCTGGTCGGCACGCAGATGCTGGCCAAGGGGCACGACCTGCCCAACCTCACCCTGGTCGCCATCGTCGGCGTGGACGAGGGTCTGCACAGCATCGATTTCCGCGCGGGCGAGCGACTCGCCCAACTGGTGGTGCAGGTGGCCGGCCGCGCCGGGCGCGCGCGCAAGCCTGGCCGCGTGCTGCTGCAGACCCACCATCCCGAACACCCGCTGCTGCGCGGCCTGCTCGCGCACGGCTACGCCGCGGCCGCGCGCGAACTGCTGGCCGAACGTCGCGATGCGCTGCTGCCGCCTTACAGCCACCAGGCCCTGCTGCGCGTAGAGGCGCACCAGCGCGCGGCGGTCGATGCTTTTCTCGCCGAGGCGCACGCGGCGCTGCCGGACGATCCGGCGCTGCGCATCGCCGGACCCATGCCCGCGCCGATGCCGCTGCGCGCCGGGCGCCATCGCGGGCAGCTGCTGGTCGAGGCCGACACCCGCGGTCCGCTGCATGCCGCGCTGCGGCCATGGCAGCACGCGCTGGCGGCGCTGCCATCGGCGCGCAAGGTGCGTTGGTCGATCGACGTCGATCCGATCGACCTTTACTGA
- a CDS encoding DUF3667 domain-containing protein has product MNELIEAGKLHCANCATPLEGEFCHHCGQSMHSVLKPVHHMLEDGMDMFLHVDGRILHTVPPLLTRPGFLTMEYFSGRRQRYVAPFRLMFVLCLLAFFAVHLAVNAVVNKSLATAVQTDSTASNPFADARTPQEVQAALAKQIGGLEAARKSAPAVAGAGIDVAENRLREAARKREAELGAPPARPVHLSSKLDGQTFHVGWLPQFMNDRVDVYLHRTKANFKEAFGSEDPDARQLARERLITGVFAVLPQAMVVMVPLFALLLKLFYVFRRRLYMEHLIVALHSHAFLFLALLLATLLGMFAGWLRPHAGWAGRGVDYLQTAILLWMPAYLLMMQKRVYRQGWPMTLLKYWCVGWCYFWLLGGVLLVAAVMGAGH; this is encoded by the coding sequence ATGAACGAGCTGATCGAAGCCGGCAAACTGCACTGCGCCAACTGCGCCACGCCACTGGAGGGCGAGTTCTGCCACCACTGCGGCCAGTCCATGCACAGCGTGCTCAAGCCGGTGCATCACATGCTCGAAGACGGCATGGACATGTTCCTGCACGTGGACGGACGCATCCTGCACACGGTGCCGCCGCTGCTCACCAGGCCCGGCTTCCTCACCATGGAGTACTTCTCCGGCCGGCGGCAGCGCTACGTGGCGCCGTTCCGGCTGATGTTCGTGCTGTGCCTGCTGGCTTTTTTCGCCGTGCACTTGGCGGTCAATGCCGTGGTGAACAAGAGTCTCGCCACAGCGGTACAGACCGACTCCACCGCCAGCAACCCGTTCGCCGACGCGCGTACCCCACAGGAAGTGCAGGCCGCTTTGGCCAAGCAGATCGGTGGGCTGGAAGCGGCCCGCAAGAGCGCCCCGGCGGTTGCCGGCGCCGGGATCGATGTGGCCGAGAATCGGTTGCGCGAAGCCGCCAGAAAGCGCGAGGCCGAACTGGGCGCCCCGCCGGCGCGCCCGGTACACCTGAGCAGCAAGTTGGACGGGCAGACCTTCCATGTCGGCTGGTTGCCGCAGTTCATGAACGACCGCGTGGACGTGTATCTGCACCGCACGAAGGCGAACTTCAAAGAGGCCTTCGGCAGCGAGGACCCCGACGCCCGCCAACTGGCCCGGGAGCGGTTGATCACCGGCGTTTTCGCGGTACTGCCCCAGGCAATGGTGGTGATGGTGCCGCTGTTCGCGCTGCTGCTGAAGCTGTTCTATGTCTTCAGGCGACGGCTTTACATGGAGCATCTCATTGTCGCCCTGCACAGCCACGCCTTCCTGTTCCTCGCACTCCTGCTGGCCACCCTTCTGGGCATGTTCGCCGGCTGGCTTCGACCGCACGCGGGTTGGGCCGGCCGTGGTGTGGACTACCTGCAGACCGCGATCCTGCTGTGGATGCCCGCCTATCTGCTGATGATGCAGAAGCGTGTCTACCGCCAGGGCTGGCCGATGACCCTGCTCAAGTACTGGTGCGTGGGCTGGTGCTACTTCTGGCTCTTGGGGGGCGTCCTGCTGGTGGCTGCGGTCATGGGCGCGGGCCACTGA
- a CDS encoding MATE family efflux transporter has translation MKTIDRARVVHEVGATVRLALPLVLAQLAAVGTNVVDALLSGHFSAHVLGAVAVGTSVWTLAIVSGIGVMMAVPPSVAQLDGANRRSEVGAVFRQALWLAVILGVLLWFGVRHAEPLVNLIGVTPGLRHDVNEFLHAISWGAPALACYFTLRGLSEGLSLTRPSMMFSLGGLAVLAPLGYVFMFGKLGLPPQGARGCGIATALVLWLEMLGFLVYVLCHRNYRGLNLFEHFEWPHWKRIGALLHIGLPMAVTLLAEAGLFVATALLIGTMGENVVASHQVAINVASVFFMIPLGLAMAITVRVGNAVGRDDARGVRYAGFCGIGLALLTQLLSAAVMLGLPHAIASLYTRSATVIDLAAQLLVLAGLFQFSDGIQVASNGALRGLKDTRVPMAITLFAYWGVGMPVGWWLAFRHGLGARGMWMGLIAGLSVAAVLLFARFWRSAWRHRWLATPPEDTMTVRSQAVTLNDHL, from the coding sequence ATGAAGACCATCGACCGCGCGCGCGTCGTGCACGAGGTCGGCGCCACCGTGCGCCTGGCCCTGCCGCTGGTGCTCGCGCAGCTCGCCGCGGTGGGCACCAACGTGGTCGATGCGCTGCTGTCCGGGCATTTCAGTGCGCATGTGCTGGGCGCGGTGGCAGTGGGCACCAGCGTGTGGACGCTGGCGATCGTCAGTGGCATCGGCGTGATGATGGCGGTGCCGCCGTCGGTCGCGCAGCTCGATGGAGCCAACCGGCGATCGGAGGTCGGCGCGGTGTTCCGCCAGGCGCTGTGGCTGGCGGTGATCCTGGGCGTGCTGCTGTGGTTCGGCGTGCGCCATGCCGAACCGCTGGTCAACCTGATCGGCGTCACGCCGGGCCTGCGCCACGACGTCAACGAATTCCTGCACGCGATCAGCTGGGGCGCGCCGGCGCTGGCCTGTTACTTCACCCTGCGCGGGCTGTCCGAGGGGCTGTCGCTGACGCGCCCGTCGATGATGTTCAGCCTCGGCGGCCTGGCCGTCCTGGCGCCGCTGGGCTACGTGTTCATGTTCGGCAAGCTCGGGCTGCCGCCGCAGGGCGCGCGCGGCTGCGGCATCGCCACGGCCCTGGTGTTGTGGCTGGAGATGCTGGGCTTCCTCGTCTACGTGCTGTGCCATCGCAACTACCGCGGGCTCAACCTGTTCGAGCATTTCGAATGGCCGCACTGGAAGCGCATCGGCGCGCTGCTGCACATCGGCCTGCCGATGGCGGTGACGTTGCTGGCCGAGGCGGGGTTGTTCGTGGCGACCGCGCTCCTGATCGGCACCATGGGCGAGAACGTGGTGGCCAGCCACCAGGTGGCGATCAACGTCGCCTCGGTGTTCTTCATGATCCCGTTGGGGCTGGCCATGGCGATCACCGTGCGGGTCGGCAACGCGGTGGGTCGCGACGACGCGCGCGGGGTGCGCTATGCCGGCTTCTGCGGCATCGGCCTGGCCCTGCTCACCCAGCTGCTCTCTGCCGCGGTGATGCTGGGCCTGCCGCATGCGATCGCCTCGCTGTATACGCGCAGCGCGACGGTGATCGACCTGGCCGCACAGTTGCTGGTGCTGGCGGGACTGTTCCAGTTTTCCGACGGCATCCAGGTCGCTTCCAACGGTGCGCTCAGGGGCCTGAAGGACACCCGCGTGCCGATGGCGATCACCCTGTTCGCGTACTGGGGCGTGGGCATGCCGGTGGGCTGGTGGCTGGCGTTCCGGCATGGGCTGGGCGCGCGCGGCATGTGGATGGGGCTGATCGCGGGCCTCAGCGTGGCGGCGGTGCTGCTGTTCGCGCGCTTCTGGCGCAGCGCCTGGCGGCACCGCTGGCTGGCGACCCCCCCGGAAGACACCATGACGGTGCGTTCCCAAGCGGTTACGCTCAACGATCATCTCTAG
- the sppA gene encoding signal peptide peptidase SppA: MSTPPPLRRPNGFWAFLCVIGRGFNVVRLVILNLVFFVLLFVVLLLLGGVAGSRMAHTIKDSSVLVLQPRGELVEQYSIEPLQRALESLSGEPPKQLQMRDLVGAIDAAATDKRISRILLLPDELKGGGFAALREVGAALDRFRAAGKPVIVWGVNLDQGQYYLAAHADRILLDPQGGVMITGLASYRLFYKDLLDKLGVDVHLFRVGRYKSAAEPYILDHASDDSKAADRFWMSGLWDEYIDEVARLRRLDPATFRADIDNLPQAIERTGGDLAQLAQDEHLVDGTATRAQLDAMMRKAGVPAGDKPQEGFRQVSLARYVANLEHDSPFASGVAVVVAEGEIVGGRQPQGSVGGESTAALIRAARQDRRTKALVLRINSPGGEVYAAEQIRREVELTRKAGIPVVVSMGNVAASGGYWIAMNADRIYADPNTITGSIGIFGMYYAVPGTLEKIGIHSDGVGTGPMAGAFDITRPLDPQAGQVIQAIINKGYRDFVGKVAQARGKNFEAIDAIAQGRVWTGRQALERGLVDQLGGLDAALDQAAALAKLGKGYHVHYVEAPLGGFEQFLVGMNQSAMVQMAQGYGLRLPSWLAELPQLAPELKLLRHAQAGRPNVYAYCFCAAR; encoded by the coding sequence ATGAGCACCCCGCCGCCCCTGCGCCGCCCGAACGGATTCTGGGCCTTCCTCTGCGTGATCGGCCGCGGCTTCAACGTGGTGCGGCTGGTGATCCTCAATCTGGTGTTCTTCGTGCTGCTGTTCGTCGTGCTGCTGCTCCTCGGCGGCGTGGCGGGCAGCCGCATGGCGCACACCATCAAGGACTCAAGCGTGCTGGTGCTCCAGCCCAGGGGCGAGTTGGTCGAGCAGTACAGCATCGAGCCCCTGCAGCGCGCGCTGGAGAGTCTCTCCGGCGAGCCGCCCAAGCAGTTGCAGATGCGCGACCTGGTCGGCGCCATCGACGCGGCGGCCACGGACAAGCGGATCAGCCGCATCCTGCTGCTGCCGGACGAACTCAAGGGCGGCGGCTTCGCCGCGCTGCGCGAGGTGGGCGCGGCGCTGGACCGTTTCCGCGCCGCCGGCAAGCCGGTGATCGTGTGGGGCGTGAATCTCGACCAGGGCCAGTACTACCTGGCTGCGCACGCCGACCGCATCCTGCTCGACCCGCAGGGCGGAGTGATGATCACCGGCCTGGCGAGCTACCGGCTGTTCTACAAGGACCTGCTCGACAAGCTCGGCGTGGACGTGCACCTGTTCCGCGTCGGCCGCTACAAGAGCGCCGCGGAGCCCTACATCCTCGACCACGCCTCGGACGATTCCAAGGCGGCCGACCGCTTCTGGATGAGCGGGCTCTGGGACGAATACATCGACGAGGTGGCCAGGCTGCGCCGGCTCGATCCGGCCACCTTCCGCGCCGACATCGACAACCTGCCCCAGGCGATCGAGCGCACCGGCGGCGACCTCGCCCAGCTGGCGCAGGACGAGCATCTGGTCGATGGCACCGCCACCCGCGCGCAACTCGACGCGATGATGCGCAAGGCCGGCGTGCCGGCCGGCGACAAGCCGCAGGAGGGCTTCCGCCAGGTGAGCCTGGCGCGCTACGTCGCCAACCTCGAACATGACAGCCCGTTCGCCTCGGGCGTGGCCGTGGTGGTGGCCGAAGGCGAGATCGTCGGCGGCCGGCAACCGCAAGGCAGCGTCGGCGGCGAGTCCACCGCCGCGCTGATCCGCGCGGCGCGGCAGGACCGGCGCACCAAGGCGCTGGTGCTCCGGATCAATTCCCCCGGCGGCGAGGTCTATGCCGCCGAGCAGATCCGCCGCGAGGTCGAGCTGACCCGCAAGGCCGGCATCCCGGTGGTGGTCTCGATGGGCAACGTGGCCGCCAGCGGCGGCTACTGGATCGCGATGAACGCCGATCGCATCTATGCCGACCCGAACACCATCACCGGTTCGATCGGCATCTTCGGCATGTACTACGCGGTGCCGGGCACGCTGGAAAAGATCGGCATCCACAGCGACGGCGTGGGTACCGGCCCGATGGCCGGCGCGTTCGACATCACCCGGCCGCTCGATCCGCAGGCGGGCCAGGTGATCCAGGCGATCATCAACAAGGGTTATCGCGACTTCGTGGGCAAGGTCGCCCAGGCACGCGGCAAGAACTTCGAGGCGATCGATGCGATCGCGCAGGGTCGCGTGTGGACCGGCCGCCAAGCACTCGAGCGCGGGTTGGTCGACCAGCTCGGCGGCCTCGATGCCGCGCTCGACCAGGCCGCGGCGCTGGCGAAGCTGGGCAAGGGTTACCACGTGCACTACGTCGAGGCGCCGCTTGGCGGCTTCGAGCAGTTCCTGGTCGGCATGAACCAGAGCGCGATGGTGCAGATGGCGCAGGGCTATGGCCTGCGGCTGCCGTCATGGCTGGCCGAACTGCCGCAACTGGCCCCCGAGCTCAAGCTGCTGCGCCACGCGCAGGCCGGCCGACCGAACGTCTACGCCTATTGCTTCTGCGCAGCGCGCTGA
- a CDS encoding SDR family oxidoreductase translates to MNLRTDAWQLTGHTALITGASKGIGLAVARELGGLGADLLLVARDDVHLEQVRAELAEDLPGREVLAFGADLTEEEERLAVFDWIADLDAPVSLLVNNAGGNAPDATLAYDSADYRAIFEQNLFSAFEMCRLAHPHLAEHGNAAIVNVGSVSGVVHVRTGSPYGMAKAALHQLTRNLAVEWAVDGIRVNAVAPWYIRTQRSEPALADADYLEEVLDRTPLKRIGEPEEVAAAVAFLCLPAAGYITGQVLAVDGGFLSFGF, encoded by the coding sequence ATGAACCTGCGCACCGACGCCTGGCAGCTCACCGGCCACACCGCCCTGATCACCGGCGCCAGCAAGGGCATCGGCCTGGCCGTCGCGCGCGAGCTCGGTGGGCTGGGCGCGGACCTGCTGCTGGTGGCCCGCGACGACGTCCACCTGGAGCAGGTACGCGCCGAACTGGCCGAGGACCTGCCCGGGCGCGAGGTGCTGGCCTTCGGCGCCGACCTGACCGAGGAAGAGGAACGGCTGGCGGTGTTCGACTGGATCGCCGACCTGGACGCGCCGGTCTCGCTTCTGGTCAACAACGCCGGCGGCAATGCGCCCGACGCTACGCTCGCCTACGACAGCGCCGACTACCGCGCGATCTTCGAGCAGAACCTGTTCAGCGCCTTCGAGATGTGCCGGTTGGCGCATCCGCACCTGGCCGAGCACGGCAACGCGGCGATCGTGAACGTCGGTTCCGTTTCCGGCGTGGTGCATGTACGCACCGGCTCGCCCTACGGCATGGCCAAGGCCGCGCTGCACCAGCTCACCCGCAACCTGGCGGTGGAATGGGCGGTGGACGGCATCCGCGTAAACGCGGTGGCACCCTGGTACATCCGCACGCAACGCTCGGAGCCGGCGCTGGCCGACGCGGATTACCTGGAGGAAGTGCTCGATCGCACGCCACTCAAGCGCATCGGCGAGCCGGAGGAAGTGGCCGCCGCGGTGGCCTTCCTGTGCCTGCCCGCGGCCGGCTACATCACCGGCCAGGTGCTGGCGGTGGATGGCGGGTTCCTGAGCTTCGGCTTCTGA
- a CDS encoding DUF4124 domain-containing protein yields MRCPPLSILLGLGLLFAGLAWCGNAAATTIYECTTADGRVIYQDTPCGAGQQQRTMQVADAPAAPRPAAPPTSGAPPEPAAPPPARAPSAPLPLMYTCVRATDGKTYLSDNGNPPPYQAPYGVLGAEQLPLSEVYGPDRGAAGISAPEANRGRVTSGMVANDYVWVQDQCREMDVEETCQALQDAYDQNEHKLGNAFKSQRPPLEKREAQLQAQLTNCGD; encoded by the coding sequence ATGCGCTGCCCGCCTCTTTCCATTTTGCTGGGCCTCGGCCTGCTCTTCGCCGGACTGGCGTGGTGCGGCAATGCAGCGGCCACCACGATCTACGAGTGCACCACCGCCGACGGCCGGGTGATCTACCAGGACACCCCCTGCGGCGCCGGCCAGCAGCAACGCACGATGCAGGTCGCCGATGCCCCCGCGGCGCCGCGGCCGGCCGCCCCGCCGACCTCCGGGGCGCCGCCGGAACCCGCCGCTCCGCCACCGGCTCGCGCCCCTTCCGCGCCCCTGCCGCTGATGTACACCTGCGTGCGCGCCACCGACGGCAAGACCTACCTGAGCGACAACGGCAACCCGCCGCCCTACCAGGCGCCCTACGGCGTGCTCGGGGCCGAACAATTGCCACTGTCGGAGGTGTACGGCCCCGACCGTGGCGCGGCGGGCATCTCCGCGCCGGAAGCCAACCGCGGGCGCGTCACCTCCGGCATGGTCGCCAACGACTACGTCTGGGTGCAGGACCAGTGCCGCGAGATGGACGTCGAGGAGACCTGCCAGGCCCTGCAGGACGCCTACGACCAGAACGAGCACAAGCTCGGCAACGCCTTCAAGAGCCAGCGCCCGCCGCTGGAGAAACGCGAGGCGCAGCTGCAGGCGCAACTGACCAACTGCGGCGACTGA
- a CDS encoding DegV family protein, which produces MRMGLAIDASCDLPQAFLEQHGIAVMPIIVKLDGSVFKDDRNQEEIDRFLYMKLAGTHAAETEPCSVEDVQRMFLDKLVLEQDCVFCLTITATRSPIHEHVLKASFAILKNYREVRERAGVPGPFLMRVVDTRNVFAGEGPAVFEATRLIQAGEAPPAIRERLGVVANHTYGYMLPRDLHHLRSRTRKRGDRSVSLFSAVVGTALDIKPLLRCFRGETGPVGKVRGFEHGAEMLFGYATRRVRAGLMVPVVCVSYGGNLAELAKLPGYDALRQACDETGVSLLEAPMSITGMVNVGEGAVTLGFAAEEHEPDF; this is translated from the coding sequence ATGCGGATGGGGCTGGCTATCGACGCGTCCTGCGACCTTCCGCAGGCGTTCCTCGAGCAACACGGCATCGCGGTGATGCCGATCATCGTGAAGCTCGACGGAAGCGTGTTCAAGGACGACCGCAACCAGGAGGAGATCGACCGCTTCCTGTACATGAAGCTGGCCGGCACCCACGCGGCCGAGACCGAACCGTGCTCGGTCGAGGACGTACAACGGATGTTCCTGGACAAGCTGGTGCTGGAGCAGGACTGCGTGTTCTGCCTGACCATCACCGCCACGCGCAGCCCGATCCACGAGCACGTGCTCAAGGCCAGTTTCGCGATCCTCAAGAACTACCGCGAGGTGCGCGAGCGCGCCGGCGTGCCGGGCCCGTTCCTGATGCGCGTGGTCGACACGCGCAACGTGTTCGCCGGTGAGGGCCCCGCGGTGTTCGAGGCGACGCGGCTGATCCAGGCCGGCGAAGCGCCGCCGGCGATCCGCGAGCGCCTGGGCGTGGTCGCCAACCATACCTACGGTTACATGCTGCCGCGCGACCTGCACCACCTGCGCAGCCGCACCCGCAAGCGTGGCGACCGCAGCGTCAGCCTGTTCAGCGCGGTGGTCGGCACGGCGCTGGACATCAAGCCGCTGCTGCGCTGCTTCCGCGGCGAGACGGGCCCGGTCGGCAAGGTGCGCGGTTTCGAGCACGGCGCCGAAATGCTGTTCGGCTATGCCACCAGGCGCGTGCGCGCCGGCCTGATGGTGCCGGTGGTCTGCGTCAGCTACGGCGGCAACCTGGCCGAACTGGCCAAGCTGCCCGGCTACGACGCCCTGCGCCAGGCGTGCGATGAGACCGGCGTGTCACTGCTCGAAGCGCCGATGAGCATCACCGGCATGGTCAACGTGGGCGAGGGCGCGGTGACGCTGGGCTTCGCCGCCGAGGAACACGAGCCCGATTTCTAG